The Takifugu flavidus isolate HTHZ2018 unplaced genomic scaffold, ASM371156v2 ctg272, whole genome shotgun sequence genomic sequence tattacatgtacaatggcaataaaccttcttctgattctgattctgattctgattctgaaatgtgcttcatatgtcATGTCCCAGGCGTGGGCTTCGCCACCCGACAGGTCGGTAACGTGACCAAACCgaccgtcatcatcagcctggagggcgataaggtggtggttcgcacccagagcaccttcaaaaacacagagatctccttcaagctgggggaggagtttgatgaaaccaccgccgacgacaggaactgtaaagtaagaacaaacactttcaatcatctcagatcggcatattctggagtaatcaagattaattggccacacttttcagtacggtcaccatgtgttgtgtctctcagtctacagtgtctctggagggagacaagttggtccacgtccaaaagtgggacggcaaagagaccacgttcgtcagagagatcaaggacggcaa encodes the following:
- the LOC130520046 gene encoding fatty acid-binding protein, brain-like, producing MCFICHVPGVGFATRQVGNVTKPTVIISLEGDKVVVRTQSTFKNTEISFKLGEEFDETTADDRNCKSTVSLEGDKLVHVQKWDGKETTFVREIKDGKMVMQNQHTCRNTHSHMSSQIPNQNRH